In the Camelus ferus isolate YT-003-E chromosome 34, BCGSAC_Cfer_1.0, whole genome shotgun sequence genome, one interval contains:
- the BID gene encoding BH3-interacting domain death agonist isoform X1, producing MQGWPLSLRLPGFRPPGEPLLQQQQQQQQQHFALTRGRARGSPGWRGRLRWLSSQVSNGAGPQDERITSLLVFSFLQSCSPSSFRRELEALGHQLSMCTALDDELQTDGSQWSHPLGGAADTVSASQEEAIWDIARQLAQIGDTMGRSIHPGLIHGLAAQFTNGSLSEEDRRRGFATTLGQLLQACPADVDQEKTLLVLTMLLAKEVASHTPALLQDVFRTTVNFINQNLLTYVRNLVQNELD from the exons ATGCAGGGCTGGCCGCTAAGTCTGCGTCTGCCTGGCTTCCGTCCCCCAGGGGAGCCActtctgcagcagcagcagcagcagcagcagcagcactttGCCCTCACCCGCGGGCGGGCACGCGGGTCCCCGGGCTGGCGAGGCCGTCTCAGGTGGCTTTCATCTCAGGTCAGCAACGGTGCAGGCCCCCAGGATGAGCGCATCACCAGCCTGCTGGTGTTCAGCTTCCTCCAGAGCTGCTCCCCCTCCAGTTTCCGCAGAGAGCTGGAGGCACTGGGCCACCAGCTCTCCATGTGCACGGCCCTTGACGATGAGCTGCAGACAGATGGCAGCCAGTGGAGCCACCCCCTCGGGGGCGCAGCGGACACAG TTTCTGCGAGTCAAGAGGAGGCCATCTGGGACATCGCCAGGCAGCTCGCACAGATTGGGGACACAATGGGCCGCAGCATCCACCCAGGGCTGATCCACGGCCTGGCCGCGCAGTTCACAAATGGCAGCCTCTCGGAGGAG GACAGAAGGCGGGGCTTCGCCACGACTCTGGGGCAGCTCCTCCAGGCCTGCCCCGCAGATGTGGACCAGGAGAAGACTTTGCTCGTGCTGACCATGCTCCTGGCCAAAGAGGTGGCCAGTCACACGCCAGCCTTGCTCCAGGACGTCTTCCGCACAACGGTGAACTTCATCAACCAGAATCTTCTCACCTATGTGAGGAACTTAGTCCAAAAT GAGCTGGACTGA
- the BCL2L13 gene encoding bcl-2-like protein 13 isoform X1 — MASSATVPLGFHYETKYVVLSYLGLLSQEKLQEQQLSSPQGVQQDIASQSLDQEVLLKVKTEIEEELKSLDKEISEAFTSTGFDRHTSPVFSPANPESSVEDCLAHLGEKARQELGASLQGAVQLLLSRPVTYQAFRECTVETAVHASGWNKILVPLILLRQMLLELTRRGQEPLSALLQFGVTYLEDYAAEYVVQQGGWGTVFNLESEEEEEPPASVAEDSNDIYILPSDGSAHVSPPESPAATASWQAESLPVSLSASQSWHTESLPVSLGPESWQQVTVDPEEVKSLDSNGVGERSENNSSNSDIVHVEKEEVPEAGEGAGGPGGEGAAGGGASPATSLFVELGEEEVDAAAGPAAPEQEGVPAPHGEKGLPLGEAGPGPASKEKAGLLPVGKSLLLFGGAAAVAFLAVAVGVVLALRKK, encoded by the exons GGGTTCAACAAGATATAGCTTCACAATCTCTGGATCAAGaagttttattaaaagttaaaactgaaaTTGAAGAAGAGCTAAAATCCTTGGACAAAGAAATTTCTGAag CCTTCACCAGCACGGGCTTCGACCGACACACCTCTCCAGTGTTCAGCCCTGCGAATCCCGAGAGCTCCGTGGAGGACTGCCTGGCTCACCTGGGGGAGAAGGCGCGGCAGGAGCTCGGGGCGTCTCTGCAGGGCGCGGTGCAGCTGCTCCTCAGCCG gCCAGTGACATATCAGGCATTTCGGGAGTGTACAGTGGAGACCGCAGTTCATGCCAGCGGCTGGAACAAG ATTTTGGTGCCTCTGATTCTGCTGCGACAAATGCTTTTGGAGTTGACGAGACGTGGTCAGGAGCCTCTGAGTGCGTTGCTGCAGTTCGGTGTGACGTACCTGGAGGACTACGCAGCGGAGTACGTCGTCCAGCAGGGCGGCTGG GGCACCGTCTTTAACCTGGagtcggaggaggaggaggagccaccGGCAAGTGTGGCGGAAGACAGCAACGACATTTACATCCTGCCCAGCGACGGCTCCGCGCACGTCAGTCCTCCCGAGTCCCCGGCGGCCACCGCCTCGTGGCAGGCGGAGAGCCTGCCGGTATCCCTGTCGGCCAGCCAGAGCTGGCACACGGAGAGCCTGCCGGTATCGCTGGGGCCTGAGTCCTGGCAGCAGGTCACAGTGGACCCTGAAGAAGTGAAAAGCTTAGACAGCAACGGGGTCGGCGAGCGGAGCGAGAACAACTCCTCCAACTCTGACATCGTGCacgtggagaaggaggaggtgcccgaggccggggagggggctggggggcctggcggggagggggcggcaggAGGGGGCGCCAGCCCCGCGACGTCGCTGTTCGTGGAACTCGGTGAAGAAGAGGTGGACGCAGCCGCGGGACCTGCTGCCCCAGAGCAGGAGGGGGTCCCCGCGCCGCACGGAGAgaaggggctgcccctgggagaggcagggccCGGCCCTGCCAGCAAGGAGAAGGCTGGCCTGCTGCCCGTGGGCAAGTCCCTCCTGCTCTTCGGAGGGGCAGCTGCGGTTGCCTTTCTGGCGGTGGCCGTCGGGGTGGTACTGGCTCTGAGAAAGAAATAG
- the BID gene encoding BH3-interacting domain death agonist isoform X3 yields the protein MQGWPLSLRLPGFRPPGEPLLQQQQQQQQQHFALTRGRARGSPGWRGRLRWLSSQVSNGAGPQDERITSLLVFSFLQSCSPSSFRRELEALGHQLSMCTALDDELQTDGSQWSHPLGGAADTVSASQEEAIWDIARQLAQIGDTMGRSIHPGLIHGLAAQFTNGSLSEEHLLLTALLERKAPSWLSL from the exons ATGCAGGGCTGGCCGCTAAGTCTGCGTCTGCCTGGCTTCCGTCCCCCAGGGGAGCCActtctgcagcagcagcagcagcagcagcagcagcactttGCCCTCACCCGCGGGCGGGCACGCGGGTCCCCGGGCTGGCGAGGCCGTCTCAGGTGGCTTTCATCTCAGGTCAGCAACGGTGCAGGCCCCCAGGATGAGCGCATCACCAGCCTGCTGGTGTTCAGCTTCCTCCAGAGCTGCTCCCCCTCCAGTTTCCGCAGAGAGCTGGAGGCACTGGGCCACCAGCTCTCCATGTGCACGGCCCTTGACGATGAGCTGCAGACAGATGGCAGCCAGTGGAGCCACCCCCTCGGGGGCGCAGCGGACACAG TTTCTGCGAGTCAAGAGGAGGCCATCTGGGACATCGCCAGGCAGCTCGCACAGATTGGGGACACAATGGGCCGCAGCATCCACCCAGGGCTGATCCACGGCCTGGCCGCGCAGTTCACAAATGGCAGCCTCTCGGAGGAG CATCTGCTGCTGACAGCACTCCTCGAGAGGAAGGCCCCTTCATGGCTGTCACTGTAG
- the BID gene encoding BH3-interacting domain death agonist isoform X2, with protein sequence MDSKVSNGAGPQDERITSLLVFSFLQSCSPSSFRRELEALGHQLSMCTALDDELQTDGSQWSHPLGGAADTVSASQEEAIWDIARQLAQIGDTMGRSIHPGLIHGLAAQFTNGSLSEEDRRRGFATTLGQLLQACPADVDQEKTLLVLTMLLAKEVASHTPALLQDVFRTTVNFINQNLLTYVRNLVQNELD encoded by the exons ATGGATTCTAAG GTCAGCAACGGTGCAGGCCCCCAGGATGAGCGCATCACCAGCCTGCTGGTGTTCAGCTTCCTCCAGAGCTGCTCCCCCTCCAGTTTCCGCAGAGAGCTGGAGGCACTGGGCCACCAGCTCTCCATGTGCACGGCCCTTGACGATGAGCTGCAGACAGATGGCAGCCAGTGGAGCCACCCCCTCGGGGGCGCAGCGGACACAG TTTCTGCGAGTCAAGAGGAGGCCATCTGGGACATCGCCAGGCAGCTCGCACAGATTGGGGACACAATGGGCCGCAGCATCCACCCAGGGCTGATCCACGGCCTGGCCGCGCAGTTCACAAATGGCAGCCTCTCGGAGGAG GACAGAAGGCGGGGCTTCGCCACGACTCTGGGGCAGCTCCTCCAGGCCTGCCCCGCAGATGTGGACCAGGAGAAGACTTTGCTCGTGCTGACCATGCTCCTGGCCAAAGAGGTGGCCAGTCACACGCCAGCCTTGCTCCAGGACGTCTTCCGCACAACGGTGAACTTCATCAACCAGAATCTTCTCACCTATGTGAGGAACTTAGTCCAAAAT GAGCTGGACTGA